The Columba livia isolate bColLiv1 breed racing homer chromosome 2, bColLiv1.pat.W.v2, whole genome shotgun sequence genome includes the window AAACACattaaatgaaagaagaataaaaaaaaaaaggaaaaaagagcacTTTGTTATACAGCAACATTTCCTCATGTTGCTTAAACACAGTGCAAAGctctaaaacaaacacaaattaatGTCTTCATAAAGAAGTGGAAATACTGTTTATGTAGCTTGAGCATTCTCCCACTGGACATTGTGCTTTCCTCTGTGAATTCTAAAATAAAGAAGTCAGCCAGCCCTAGCCTTTTTTTAATAGTTCCTTCACATCCAGTATGTCCTTCTCTACTTTCCAACTGGTGCTACTGGGTAGATTGTCTTGTGAATAAGTCTAAACTGCCAAGCATTCAGAGTACCCATCCTGGTTTCTTTCAAAAGGCCAAGCATAGCTGCAAGTGAATAAACCCAGCAATTATCTGCCTgtctggtggcagcagctgaaCAGACACTCTACACCTGGCACTCATGTAGAGCCACTGCCTTGCAGGATGGCTGaatcccctttttttggggtggGAATCATGAACAAACATTTATTACCTTGCTTCTCGGAcaagcagcagctttgaagGACATAAGGGCTGCGAGTGATAAAAGTTACTCCTTCCCAGTTTGCATCATCCTGCTTATAACAACATTACAATATGAAAGAAACAGATATCACCCACACGCAAAACCACACTTGGCGTTAATTTTGTTAACTCAAAACACCTGTAGCATCAAAGCCATCCCAGCACAAGTAATGCAGTATCACCCTGCACACTTTGGCAGCAAGCTTGCACCAGAGTAAATGCAGGCCTGCAACCTAATTAACAAGGGGGCACCCAGCTGAACTGCAGCTGTATCTCCAACTGCCCAGTGCACATATCCAGAAGAAAACGGGTCAGAGAGTTCTCAATCGCTATGTTGGGGTAAATTCTGAACTGCTTCCTTGCAATAGCAAAggctgctaaaaaaaaaaaaaaaagaaaaaaaaaaaagaaaagaaaaagagcctTATGGTAGGAAACATTTAAGTTGTACACGAAACAAGCAGCAGAAACATTCACACCATATGGTGGAAGCGATTTTGCATCACCTGTTACCACAATCAACATCACACATCCTTCTGCCACAGCAATAGTAAAAAAGTAGCAGAGTGTGTCTGAGACAGAAGCAGCCATTCCCTCACGTACCTTGTGGCCATTTCTGTCTGAGTCACCTGAATTTAAGGGCAACAGGGAGCAGCTGGAAAGCCAAGGCTGGCTGCCAAGGTCTCCAAACCAAACAGAAGCACAAGGAAGATCTTGCAAGATCACTAgttaaacaggagaaaaaggatCCCTTTGACACTATTTTGTACCCATGAATTCTCCCTTTGGACTTCATGTTAGACCTGCTCATTAAACAACAGTCCCATTGCTAAATACATGAACTGTGGTCAAGAGGTCAATGCAGATGTGTGTAGGGACACACATCAGatgcaaagtattttttagAGTAAGCACAATACTAAGAAATCATGCAAAAGAGCAGCTCTATGTTATGCTTTCCACAGACCTGCTCCATCAGTACAGCTGATCTCATCTCTCTTCACAGCACATGGTGTTATCAATGGAATATGCTTCGATCTTCTGTTTCTGGTGTGGCTGTCTCTGCCTCAACACACTGAAGCTGTTGCACATCCTGGCACAGATTTGCTATTACATGGACTTCCTCTAAATGCAGGGGATCTGTCATTTCATGTCTTCCTGTAGGGTAAAGCGTGACTTTCAACCACTTTTTCTCTATTCAAAGTTGTAAAAGTGGGTGATGCAGAGGTATGTTACAGAACCATTAATACCAACACACATCCTAAACTGCCTTAACCCTCATGCCTTTTGTTCCATATCTCATGTCACAGATTTGCTACAATTCAGCATCTTAGCTTTGCCTACGGGTGTGCACTACAtaactgtgttttgttttatgctaTAGAACAGTTCCTACAAGGATATGCTAAGAAAAAGCAACTGTTTTGCtagttttcatttctatttaatCACATGTCACATATTTCATCCTGTTTGATTCTGTACCAGAATTGCTCAGAAACCCATAAAGACCCAATCTGACTAATTTTCATCAAgctctttcattttctgaaaagaaaaagaacaatgcaCCTCTCTTACCTCAATCTGCTCTTCGATGCTTGCTTCATTAATGATCACACCTCTTACTTCCGCTCCTCCCTCTGGCTTTCCTCTGTCTCCAAATATTCTACTACTTTTTGGTAACGTTTCATATCttgttcttatttctcactCCTTTTCCTCAATAAccatctttttgcttttctttgccggGATCTTGGTAAGGTTCTGGAACCTTGGAGGATCAACAACCTTAAAATGTTCTTGTGAAGTCCGGCTTCTTCAACCCATTGCTCCAACTTTACAGCCTGATTTGAAAACTCTCAGGACATCTCTTTCAATATCTAAATAACAGCCAGGATCTCTCCCATTTCACTGTCTCGACCTTGTGTAACCCATAAACAAATttctccttgtctgaagacaaACAAGCGGTGACAATTCTATCCTTTTTAAGCAAATCAGGGCTAATAGCATAAGAGAAACTTTCATAACCCACCCAGCTAATAGCAGAGAGCTACCACCAATTGCTTCCTATAGcttggaaaataaaggaaaccTAAACAACGACCACGACAGCAAGAAGCAACTAACAGCTGTTACTAACTGGATACTAGTGACTGCACAGGTTACAAATACACTAACCTCAGGACAAtaaggaaaatgaattttttgGAAAAACTAAGAGGGAGAACACACAGGTCAAAAAGATGAAGCCTTTTCAATGCATTCCAAAAAATAAGTCTTAGGACTTCCAAGACTGTCACTCTGTGCcattcctttaaaaatctttctgtaaTTGTTCTTAAACATTAGTCAAGTTAGATCCATCTACCAAATTAAAGGGTAACATTTCTTGGATAATTATACACATTTTATGTAGTAAAGAACTTAAATTGAGAGCAGCTCTCCATAGTAACGTGGGAGTAAAACATCATAATTAAACATGATTTATTCATCATTGCTGCCTatacagcaaataaaataattgatgCTTGCAAGACTTGCATTTCCATTTCTCCTCGACAGATCTGTAAATGAGAATTATTTTGTAACTCAAATATTCTATTTAAGCTGTTTAAATTACAGTAATTCttcaaacttattttttccaattcAAAGTCAACTCCAAATAAGGCCTAGATATCCTGACAAATGTTAGAGAGTATAAACCCACAGAAAAATTTTTAAGCTTTAAACTTCACTGCATAGCTTCAGCAGTTTGACATCAGCAAGCAAAACTAAAACCATATTTCTCACTTGTTTAGATCTATGTAAGAACTTTGCCCTATACTTGAAAATTAGAAAACTGGATAAGCGTTCTTTTGGTTGTAGTATAACAAAATCTTTGCAGCCATTTTTAAGCTAGAAAACACATGATAACTTCAGAATtaggaataaaaatgaaacctcTTGACTATGATTGAAatctacagaaagaaacaaaaactgacAACAGCAATGTGTGATTAGCTCATGtaccattttccttttctcagttttaattAGGCCAAGTTTAAGAATACAGATATCCTGCTGTTTGAGATCATAGCCATCATTATGTACGCACTGCTACAAACATACTACTTTAGTCAGTATCAGTAATGCCACCGTGATAACTTTATTTCACTCTCAAATCAATCATATCTTCATCCTTAATGATGCACTATTTAGTTGTTTGCATTCAAATATGCATATAAACATCCAAAAGAGTTACTGTaacagtttttattaaaaaaactaaTGTACATGTTTTTCCCCAGTACAgctatatttttcttaaaaagtacTGTATGTATCAAACATTTAAGGTTTATTTGATCACTGTCAATTGTCTTTGAAGAGCTGTCAAACACCTCCAACTTTAATGAACTTCATTCAGTACAGCCTCAAGAAAAAGCTTTTAGCTTTCTAAACATGAGAAAAGGCTTAGTATTATGCGGCATGAAGACAACATGCCATTAACAAGTAATCCTTGTGTTTACAGCGTCCTTCCAGGAATGATATTACAAACTCCAAATCCCGAGTGCTAATTTATACCCTGCATAAAATTAACACAAGATACGTTATTCAGATGAACAGATAGCATTTGGAAAGGTCCGTCAACATTCGTATTTTTAACAGCTCTTTAAAGAGGTAATGGTGCAGATTAAGTCCAAGCTTTTTGCCTCAGTATAATAcacatttgaaattaaaatagaacATGGAAGACCAATAtctttacattttattcttcagaaaaagaagaatcttAAAGAAAGCATTTAGTAGTCCACTTGTGCTTAAAATACTCAATGCatgagaaagccaaaagaaaaaaaatacacatttttgtaCACCATGATCAAAAAGATAACATTataaattttcagaaattgcACTGTATTTAAAACACTCTAGAACCTGCTCCACTTCTACGTCTGGCTACTGAGGCTGCCTAACCGTTCCTTTTCCACTTCAATTTCCAACCTGTGGAGGCCCTTCAGGAATGAGTGATGTGAAGAACGTTGTGATAAAGGACCAAGCAGAAGCCATGAATCCAGGCTGCTGCTCTGTATTGGCATCTTCACCTCCATCTTCTCCACTGTCTTCATCAATCCCATCATCCATAAGTCgttcctttaaaaacagaaattgaAGCAATTCAACTGCTTCTTTTCACAGCTCTGACATAAGGTATACAGCAGTATCTTCCTACACTAAGTAACTTCCCTCAGAGCAAACTCTTGAAGAATAACCAGCATGAAGAAAGTCTGTGACTGATGCAGAGACAATCGGTAATTGTCAGagtggaaaaaatacagaatttaagCAGTAAGCACAACAGTGAGGATAATGCTGAAAGCTTTTTGGTTAAATCAACTGTACTTCAAAGGCTGACTTTCTGTCCAGACATTACAGCATACGAGGAAATATAATAGCTACGAGTCTCAAAAGACATGTCTGCTCTTACCATCTCCTCAAGATCAGGGTTATTTGCATGTTGTCCATCACGGTTCACTTCCACGTTATTGGCTGCCTGTTGTTGGCCTCCCTCTTGCCTAAAGGGGAACCATCCAGCTTGGTGTCTacataagaaaatgaaacagttgaAACTGTCTCTtttgaaaggaataaaaatattttttttctggtacaGCTAACTACTGCAATAAATTCTTCAAGTACTTTCAAATGAATGAAGctacatgtatttttctgcatgtCTTTCTTACAGACGAGtgtcattttcactgggggccacatcagccttgcagttgctttcaaagggccaaatgtaattttaggactgtagaaatgcgactactcctactGTTACGGATCAAATGGCTATTCTTTGATGTCTGGGTTAAGAAGGGTCTTAAAGAGCTGTTAAGTTTCAGAAGTGCTGTTCACAGCTCTCTGTTCCAGAAGATGAATAATTTACCATGATAAGGTGATTAAATATGTAGAATATTTTTGGGTCTCCTTCACATTTTTAAGTACTTAATTTTCAAAGGCGGACTTAATTTTCATAAAGTtgattttctgtggaaaaaaagaacttAAACTTCAGCTATGGTTTGAACCACATTATCATGGTAAATTAAATAAGCCTCACTTAACATTTTCAAGTGTCTATATTCTGATTTCAGCTATCACATCTGCATGAGAAACAGAACAGTCCTTGTGAGGACAGAGACTATCATGTCAAGAAACTCTCAATCACATCAATCCAAAATATCAAACATCACTTGGTTTTCCACTTCTATTTACATCACTAAGGTATTTTCATATATAGAAGGGAAGTGATGGCAACAGTACTGATATTTCTTAATAAAACAGATTTAGGTTTAGGTCTTCATAATGAATCATTAAAATTTTTTTAAGCCCCTGCAATTCTACCAGATCTAGTACCCACCATTACAGTAAAACTACCTTAACTCTGCCGAACACAATTTACTGCACAAAGGCCATaagttatttctgaaataagaaTTTAGCTCTACAATTTTCCTTTAACATCCAAGCAGCAAATGTTTAAGTTTATGCAGACATACACTTGACCTACAGGAACTTCCTTCCTCTCACCTGCACTTTCTAAAATTCCAGCACAAAATTCTACAATACTGATCTGTTCATATCACTAACATTTAAGAGCACTGTGTTGCAGGTATAACTGGTACCCAACTTGCTGTAAAAATGCGTTgagaattatttctttttatatatctgcttctctgcttgttggaatttttttttcctgtaaaggaGCACTGCCTAAactttttaaacctttttttaaacttttatatGGATAAATTTTCACGGTTTAAATGGATTAGACAGTATCACCATACTCCACGTATCAAATCTGCAGCTGTACTCAACTGTTGTACTCACAAATAAACCAGCAGCATGGCTCCCATTACCATGACAAATCGACTGAAGGAAGAATAGAAGTATACAATGCTCAGAAGAATTGCTGCTCTGGAGAACGTGTACATCCAGTCCAGCCAGTCCCGGTTGAAGTCCTCCTCATTCACTACTGGGCCACCCTGTGCATTCATCTGAATATTTGGGTTTACAGGCCTGTTGTCCTGGACGGCTACAtttggtgctgctgcaggctcATTTGCAGGAGCATGTTCTGAATTTACAGCCTGGGCAACTGCAGATCCCACTGGCTCAGTGCTGGAAGTCACCTGGGCTGAAACAGCAGCTTGGCTAAAAATTGAAACATAAAATTACTTTGTCAAAAAACATGCCTCATAACTTCTACGCCTATTCTAGTCTTCTTTTCTACactaataaaaacaaagtttCAGATGTAATACACGTcaaaaaacacttcattttcccTTAAATCTTTACTTATTAACACAGCAATTTCATTCCAATCCTGAAGTGAACTTTATGATTTGCTGGACAAAACAGTGTAGAGACAGCACAGACACAGGCACAGACATTTTGATCCTGCAAACAACACTAAAGTTTTTAATAACTTCCTTTCATTAGCGTAACTCGGTACTACCTAAGATAATGCAGACTTACTATTGCATGTAGTACTGACGTGCATACATTTGTTGCCACCAGATCATCTGTAAGGGACTGAATGCAGGATACATAGAAAATCCAGCAGGAACACCTTGACCTGGAAATTGGTTGCCTATATTGCTATAAAAGGATTTAAAGAAAAGTATTCAGTTTCTAAATGCCACATTTATAAAACTcactaatattaaaaagcaattaaagcAGCATTCTTCATTTGTCCCCGTAAATAATGCACTGAAATAACACTGAAACACCGTGTAATAAGATCATCCCACCCATTACAATAAAGCACTATACTTTTATACAATAAATCAATAACCAAAGTTATTTCTATAGAAAGAGgatttatgtttttgtacttaGATGTCTGGCACTAGTTGCATCTCTGAGACAAAAATCACATGGAAAATTTTTCGAAGTTGTGTACACAATTGTAGACAATTACTTTTAAGTTCAAAGGTCAACCTTAAAGGTGCTGCAGGACCTGTAATGGGAAAACTTACTGGATTCTGTAACTACCTCTTAGAAGCAATACCTGTAATACTACTGTGATCAAAGACATGAAGAAATGAACATGAGCAAGGACAACAAACTAATCTTTCAGATACGGCTTCTGAAGAACATAACTAAGAACACTGTAAATGTTTTACTTTCCCTCCCCCCTCAATATTTTGAGCATAAATGATTCTTGACCCTATGGGTTTTTAACTCCAGTTCACATGCAATAGATATAATGCTCCTATACATAAGTttaaggtttggttttgtctgcttttaaaCTTCTTAGCCTCTCTTACCTCCTAGAGCATATAGCATGTTTTGGCAAGATTTCCAACTCTTTCCCCAAAGATTTTGATGCAGTGAACTGTAGTAAACCAGGACATCTTTCAGGACAGCATGAGAGTATAAAGCATGAAGAAAAGTTTATTCAGACTGCAGGCAGCAAAAGCTGAGACTGCTGTAAGTGTACTGCAGACTACACCTGTTCCCTAAGCAAGGCACTCCCTGCAAAGATATCACCAAGAGATTTCATTAGTCTACCAGGCATTTAGATATGCAAGACATGCCCAGACAGAAAGATGGGAGGAAGACATTAAAATCTTTTTTCCATCTTACACATGAATAAGTATTTCACTATAATTCTGGACAAGAGTCTGCCATACAACACCATGACCTCTGCTAAAACTGTTTGCTATGTTTGGATTTAGTCATAACCTGTTTTGACAAtagtttggaggaaaaaaaaaaaaaagaaaaaagcaaaagttgCTTTCCTGATACCAGATACGAATTGAGATAATCATAGGTAATACTTCAGGTTTCTTTCACAAATTGCAAGGGTGAACTGGCAGCCTTGCTGATGCTGCTTTCTTATACATAATTAACATGCTGGAACAGCATAGGTGTCAAGCTGCTATTGAAAAAACATCAATCATGCTCTTATCTTTATGGCTGCAAGCTTTAAGAATGGGTTTTTCTATCCCCTGAACTGGCAAACACTTTCAGAAATAAGACTCCTTCAAAATTCACAAAACGCTGAACCCCTTACAAACATTTGACCCTCAAAATATCAAGATGATTCCAACATTCCACATGGGTGTCGTTAAGTAATACATTGTGACAAATCAGTGAGAAATATCTCAATTTCAAGCAGTTATAGTATCACATGAGGATGCAAATAGGCAGGATCACTCACTGTTCAATCACATCTATTTCTCCAGCTCAGCCACCAAAAGCAGTGCTACCCAACTTGCCTGAATAAGTTCTGCAGGAATTcactaattatttttctcatcagTTGAAGACTTTAGGGCAATTCTTCTCTAAAACTAAGTTGAGAGGCCTTGAGCTAACAGTTCTACTTCACCAATATATCTTTTAGAAATATTACACGTTTGAGCCTCTACTTTCTTTCCAACTCTTTCTTGATGTCTTAAAGCTTAATAGTAGATTAAGAAACCAGTCAACCATGACAaaccacaaaatatttcagttatgtcactttctttcctttcacatTCAAAccttttggggtttggttttagtgttgttttgttggggtttgtttgtttgctttgtttttccttttttttttttttctccccccacccccaccccaccctCCAATGGCTTTTCTAGGAGATGGGACTGAAAAGCAAGGCTTAACTTTTCGAGATCTGACTCCATTAACAAGAAAAAGTAGACATAAATATTCAAGAACTGGCTTCTACCTTAGAATGCCAACTAGCTCAGCAGTATTTTATTTGCTCACCAAAAATCAGAATGAGGTAGATGATGTCACTTACACAGCTATTACAGCTGCCAGGGTATTAAGTCAGCTTCTGAAATTCAGGAACAACTCTAAACACAGTGTAATGTATCTCAGTGAGGAGAACCTCTCCAAAGGAAGAGGCTTTTCTCAGCAAAGCAAGGTAGCTTGCTGttagaagaaaagggaaagtaacatgtgctttctcctcatctttctccaaaaagagcaaagagaggcaggaagcagaatatttcaaaagaaagtttcaaaagaaaggcagcaaCAGCACAAGCAGAGAAGCAAATTAGATAGACAAGCACATTCCAAGATTGGAGAACAAAGAAGAACAGACAGTAGAACAGTTagataagtaaaaataaaatccagttttTAAGGCTCAAATGGTACAGGCAGATTCAGAATATTCTGAAAAGAGAGGTATGCCACTCTTTAAGTTGCTATAAATCTCAGAATTACTTCTCTGAGTCTACAGAAGACACCCAAAATGAAGTAACAGGGATTCAATTTGAGGGTAAGGTCTGGCTAGTTAGCTGGTGTCATCATGAAGATACTGCTCACCactaagggaaaaataaaactttatattCAGAAAAGCTCAGTATCTGTCATCTGCATGACTGACAAAAACTGCATTTGTTTCATGACCTTGACCCACAAAAACATGTCACTTAGTGTTAGTCTTATAGGAGCCTAGGATATCAACTTGAAGTGATATTTCAATATCCTCTTctacaggggtgtcaaactcattttcaccaggagccacagcagcctcacaattgccttcaaagggctgaatgtaattttaggcctacaaatgtaactactcctacatttatacagtcctaaaattacatccgaccctttgaaggcaaccaagaggctgatgtggtccctgatgaaaatgagtttgacatcctcGCTCTGCTACATTACTTGctagtttaaaagaaatatacagAGCAAGCAAACGCTACTCATGAAACAAGGTATTTATGTCCTTGAACATACAGCATGCTGTCAGTGTGCAACTTTGTTGCTCGCTTTCAAACATTACTACATACGcaatatgaaaacatttcagacaGGCTGCCCACACTTGACAAATAATCTCACAGTCTCGATGTTTTTTGTCTCTTTACTGCTCCCAAGTACTCTCCAATCCAAACTGCAAGCCATCTCAGGACTGAGCCCATCTGTTCTATTTGCacctgtgcagcacagcagg containing:
- the HERPUD2 gene encoding homocysteine-responsive endoplasmic reticulum-resident ubiquitin-like domain member 2 protein isoform X6, which codes for MDQSVVDHPVTLIIKAPNQKYTDQTINCFLEWTVGKLKSHLSNVYPSKPSADRSTSTAASPTNQEASSTSLNTSADGVRHRNLPQAQSNPIPSHQFPYLMQGCPGLLQFTASKSLGKELEILPKHAICSRSNIGNQFPGQGVPAGFSMYPAFSPLQMIWWQQMYARQYYMQYQAAVSAQVTSSTEPVGSAVAQAVNSEHAPANEPAAAPNVAVQDNRPVNPNIQMNAQGGPVVNEEDFNRDWLDWMYTFSRAAILLSIVYFYSSFSRFVMVMGAMLLVYLHQAGWFPFRQEGGQQQAANNVEVNRDGQHANNPDLEEMERLMDDGIDEDSGEDGGEDANTEQQPGFMASAWSFITTFFTSLIPEGPPQVGN
- the HERPUD2 gene encoding homocysteine-responsive endoplasmic reticulum-resident ubiquitin-like domain member 2 protein isoform X3 — protein: MDQSVVDHPVTLIIKAPNQKYTDQTINCFLEWTVGKLKSHLSNVYPSKPSTKDQRLVYSGRLLPDHLQLKDVLRKQDEYHMVHLVCTSRTPPSSPKPSTSREGHGASTSSSSSSADRSTSTAASPTNQEASSTSLNTSADGVRHRNLPQAQSNPIPSHQFPYLMQGNIGNQFPGQGVPAGFSMYPAFSPLQMIWWQQMYARQYYMQYQAAVSAQVTSSTEPVGSAVAQAVNSEHAPANEPAAAPNVAVQDNRPVNPNIQMNAQGGPVVNEEDFNRDWLDWMYTFSRAAILLSIVYFYSSFSRFVMVMGAMLLVYLHQAGWFPFRQEGGQQQAANNVEVNRDGQHANNPDLEEMERLMDDGIDEDSGEDGGEDANTEQQPGFMASAWSFITTFFTSLIPEGPPQVGN
- the HERPUD2 gene encoding homocysteine-responsive endoplasmic reticulum-resident ubiquitin-like domain member 2 protein isoform X4; its protein translation is MDQSVVDHPVTLIIKAPNQKYTDQTINCFLEWTVGKLKSHLSNVYPSKPSTKDQRLVYSGRLLPDHLQLKDVLRKSADRSTSTAASPTNQEASSTSLNTSADGVRHRNLPQAQSNPIPSHQFPYLMQGCPGLLQFTASKSLGKELEILPKHAICSRSNIGNQFPGQGVPAGFSMYPAFSPLQMIWWQQMYARQYYMQYQAAVSAQVTSSTEPVGSAVAQAVNSEHAPANEPAAAPNVAVQDNRPVNPNIQMNAQGGPVVNEEDFNRDWLDWMYTFSRAAILLSIVYFYSSFSRFVMVMGAMLLVYLHQAGWFPFRQEGGQQQAANNVEVNRDGQHANNPDLEEMERLMDDGIDEDSGEDGGEDANTEQQPGFMASAWSFITTFFTSLIPEGPPQVGN
- the HERPUD2 gene encoding homocysteine-responsive endoplasmic reticulum-resident ubiquitin-like domain member 2 protein isoform X1; protein product: MDQSVVDHPVTLIIKAPNQKYTDQTINCFLEWTVGKLKSHLSNVYPSKPSTKDQRLVYSGRLLPDHLQLKDVLRKQDEYHMVHLVCTSRTPPSSPKPSTSREGHGASTSSSSSSADRSTSTAASPTNQEASSTSLNTSADGVRHRNLPQAQSNPIPSHQFPYLMQGCPGLLQFTASKSLGKELEILPKHAICSRSNIGNQFPGQGVPAGFSMYPAFSPLQMIWWQQMYARQYYMQYQAAVSAQVTSSTEPVGSAVAQAVNSEHAPANEPAAAPNVAVQDNRPVNPNIQMNAQGGPVVNEEDFNRDWLDWMYTFSRAAILLSIVYFYSSFSRFVMVMGAMLLVYLHQAGWFPFRQEGGQQQAANNVEVNRDGQHANNPDLEEMERLMDDGIDEDSGEDGGEDANTEQQPGFMASAWSFITTFFTSLIPEGPPQVGN
- the HERPUD2 gene encoding homocysteine-responsive endoplasmic reticulum-resident ubiquitin-like domain member 2 protein isoform X2, encoding MDQSVVDHPVTLIIKAPNQKYTDQTINCFLEWTVGKLKSHLSNVYPSKPQDEYHMVHLVCTSRTPPSSPKPSTSREGHGASTSSSSSSADRSTSTAASPTNQEASSTSLNTSADGVRHRNLPQAQSNPIPSHQFPYLMQGCPGLLQFTASKSLGKELEILPKHAICSRSNIGNQFPGQGVPAGFSMYPAFSPLQMIWWQQMYARQYYMQYQAAVSAQVTSSTEPVGSAVAQAVNSEHAPANEPAAAPNVAVQDNRPVNPNIQMNAQGGPVVNEEDFNRDWLDWMYTFSRAAILLSIVYFYSSFSRFVMVMGAMLLVYLHQAGWFPFRQEGGQQQAANNVEVNRDGQHANNPDLEEMERLMDDGIDEDSGEDGGEDANTEQQPGFMASAWSFITTFFTSLIPEGPPQVGN
- the HERPUD2 gene encoding homocysteine-responsive endoplasmic reticulum-resident ubiquitin-like domain member 2 protein isoform X8, producing the protein MDQSVVDHPVTLIIKAPNQKYTDQTINCFLEWTVGKLKSHLSNVYPSKPSADRSTSTAASPTNQEASSTSLNTSADGVRHRNLPQAQSNPIPSHQFPYLMQGNIGNQFPGQGVPAGFSMYPAFSPLQMIWWQQMYARQYYMQYQAAVSAQVTSSTEPVGSAVAQAVNSEHAPANEPAAAPNVAVQDNRPVNPNIQMNAQGGPVVNEEDFNRDWLDWMYTFSRAAILLSIVYFYSSFSRFVMVMGAMLLVYLHQAGWFPFRQEGGQQQAANNVEVNRDGQHANNPDLEEMERLMDDGIDEDSGEDGGEDANTEQQPGFMASAWSFITTFFTSLIPEGPPQVGN
- the HERPUD2 gene encoding homocysteine-responsive endoplasmic reticulum-resident ubiquitin-like domain member 2 protein isoform X5 — encoded protein: MDQSVVDHPVTLIIKAPNQKYTDQTINCFLEWTVGKLKSHLSNVYPSKPQDEYHMVHLVCTSRTPPSSPKPSTSREGHGASTSSSSSSADRSTSTAASPTNQEASSTSLNTSADGVRHRNLPQAQSNPIPSHQFPYLMQGNIGNQFPGQGVPAGFSMYPAFSPLQMIWWQQMYARQYYMQYQAAVSAQVTSSTEPVGSAVAQAVNSEHAPANEPAAAPNVAVQDNRPVNPNIQMNAQGGPVVNEEDFNRDWLDWMYTFSRAAILLSIVYFYSSFSRFVMVMGAMLLVYLHQAGWFPFRQEGGQQQAANNVEVNRDGQHANNPDLEEMERLMDDGIDEDSGEDGGEDANTEQQPGFMASAWSFITTFFTSLIPEGPPQVGN
- the HERPUD2 gene encoding homocysteine-responsive endoplasmic reticulum-resident ubiquitin-like domain member 2 protein isoform X7; amino-acid sequence: MDQSVVDHPVTLIIKAPNQKYTDQTINCFLEWTVGKLKSHLSNVYPSKPSTKDQRLVYSGRLLPDHLQLKDVLRKSADRSTSTAASPTNQEASSTSLNTSADGVRHRNLPQAQSNPIPSHQFPYLMQGNIGNQFPGQGVPAGFSMYPAFSPLQMIWWQQMYARQYYMQYQAAVSAQVTSSTEPVGSAVAQAVNSEHAPANEPAAAPNVAVQDNRPVNPNIQMNAQGGPVVNEEDFNRDWLDWMYTFSRAAILLSIVYFYSSFSRFVMVMGAMLLVYLHQAGWFPFRQEGGQQQAANNVEVNRDGQHANNPDLEEMERLMDDGIDEDSGEDGGEDANTEQQPGFMASAWSFITTFFTSLIPEGPPQVGN